The following are encoded together in the Chanodichthys erythropterus isolate Z2021 chromosome 16, ASM2448905v1, whole genome shotgun sequence genome:
- the xirp1 gene encoding xin actin-binding repeat-containing protein 1 isoform X1, whose product MSFTLRRSQSLRSLSGGHSSWSTSEVLFWDRRTPVSQLVQRYESCVELTDVAWSKSSSLRPNHEESKVESLWRRYESLSGVNSTLSRSISMDMLPQPDQMGTNSLRAVFESKNALRQDYASSPRLNVTAQAKSSPVSHITSLGRAKGYSGATTVTNSKKDKAHQKEKSFETMRRRTVSGVPGYVTHSSAGLNDERRYLKKDQRQSASYQENKQKYTSSPIQSVKDRSALYLSKVAAADSSGSIEQQGSVVQEHLFSSGKKKKQSKMAEVAKQIKVTDAASGDDDFPPPPPPLPRPQVLESLQKDLSQNLHPVPPPKETFSEFYQQRQKNELKRLFKHIHPELKMNLDDVVDDELIDAINPQAVDTAYQGEVQSMRWIFENWTLDNIGDPHETKKLLDEENLQGGDVRSKSSLFEHSVFDGQHTTAGERPGVVKGDVRTATWLFETQPLDSISKSKTEDEEIVEVVLKEPVQKGDVRGARLLFESKPLDALGRCCSVEDQHLLTLKSELQENKGDVKKTVKLFQADPCCAIRDSSGKIHEIKSICREEIQSSDFKTARWLFETQPLDHINKGAGVQIIRGISLEEAQKGGVDQKKWMFETQPLDAIHEGLVEEQKFKGTVEDISREADVHKLKQPLSSRKGEYVGEVSEKEAIVGGNVGSTLWLFETQPMDTLKDSYEVGHLQKVMVSSDEKGEVKDKKLQFEKFSVGKTTGDSGNKVQDDEKGDVKTFKNLFETLPLSHISVEAQSQIQDIAVGDVKGNRSLFETTPLYAIKDCAGNFHEVTTVSREESIKGNVQNYKWMFETRPLDQFEECSGKVELIKGITRQEDMTGDVRTAKWMFETQPLDCINLKSKKEANTAVPQEEFQKGNVKTCKWLFETQPMDILYEKSEKNQEVEPVPKADVKSHTWLFETQPLDNIKDKEDFSLKLCSSVQEDVKSDVNVKTVKHLFETETLDRITKQTDSDQNVRYVSQVDVQSGDVSRVKEIFESKSLHEIGSECVKESEETKNEIQSGSIHKFTWLFENQPISNINEKEDRKTHSVSDVEGGDVGSKKFIFETFSLDKIQDKDELLEHQSMSVEKPVNSSSDVKSSTMLFESQPLYAIRDKDGQFHEVTTVKKEEVMRGDVRGARWMFETKPLDTIQAGKEIYVIRAVTQEDVCKGDVKSARWKFETQPLDSFKHSEGPSVRVVEDISNGKSVQQRKQLFETEQAAQKKYVRMVSVTDVQQGDVRTSTWLFENQPIDTLKCEPDEQNALTTVHREDNAKGDVKRCTWLFESQPLDKIKIEEFVSAKEEIPKADVKSTTWLFETTPLDKITVESVTDILYRLCHSSFIHSSGIIIQANDYKYVNMAKYQIVNNEETQVQKEEVVEGNIRNIMLQLLFKPNLKPKVVLLKEDEQGKIHSTVLEIPLQQPGCATNPEAECKTQEAVKIIESLLVQQKTVKTGLVMQESEGGQAEMTVYSLHCQSSMTELHDIARGDVKSTIGNLLATVHNQQTKPSCRLEQNERGNVDLYRSCIEKGDLKSLQRDLSEEEPEDSCRDLIEIVQGDVKEAKRHLNQQREQAERTILDVVPGDVKNVKKVFSDVCTDPGVGNCVPREEIVRGDILSAKQQLDEAVKQPVMVQKEEIVSGDIKATLESLERAKQQSMHMEREVIKPGTIYDLNIEVEEMCSEDDERKLIKEEIISGDVKAAKRSLERAKNQSMRVEREHVTPGKLYNLNESSQCQSNTTVEQSTTSSLSNQRITTTFRKVSDIEKDQGSTERFCCQNEVGGRENIIDISMENGSRVLDNTPQVSGLEPDIVKGDVKAAIQSLQSVAKEQRSVDREEIFGGNMQETLQSLERSSINISKGDFKAAMLYRQSGQSYTQSKITNDSGTKCKQSFVHLPSSDTQLSSSVSVIGSGHLIFSALNSESVSSSTDNSKLSSTFAEKDDNPPPIPPKTAHQVKNQKPVIPPKPLHINTSSEHIAETPQICPSSPDCLINKQTPTIQPKVIPSKTFSHEKETRETSNKINDKQCNIHEPVQRTNFTDPVDLQKMQYTEQWLQNSHMQHTDTPSVSKTLDEGSFASNRIGMEKNVIQKINAAEEIRMCMQSYSKDNNELNRGFKVALQNFGEKKTTMDTTSTFPKKIKVVQTCFPKTIQEQAKTPKENTNKVELHVACKDTPLTPEKHEVPSKYNQTIKEHNDSENKVVFREKKARRETEDERRQRLSVHKDEIMKGNVKAAMEIFENLMRREELKIILSKVQEIEGETCEVDVKSLKTLFENVPAWITNPIKNMKCRHLPRVGTETEGLRDDTESISSVEAAFEDLEKASMDIVNLKEQTLAKLLDIEEAIKKALYSVSNLKSEADIAGLSGLFSESLNADYVSPCTKNIRKISIVSSKAKPVQPSSDNRGQPKEAPHVHQVQMGKTCSNIPSSPSFISIHSAARKPVESPTSPHPLSDKPKANDQPHAGSPIRQSSPEKISVSHVCSPPSPRRKVSVLEVQQVPEVASGIIGTKTVSEKYEEIDCFGNTYFSSERSTFVTRQSEMKLPSSYDVVINPGRYEGMTSPVRQRSGQTFSSNSLSKSKDRKVFVTFGHPNTEKH is encoded by the exons ATGAGCTTTACTTTGAGAAGAAGTCAGTCCCTTAGGAGCCTCTCTGGAGGTCATAGTTCATGGTCTACATCAGAGGTGCTGTTTTGGGACCGAAGAACACCTGTGTCTCAGCTTGTTCAAAG GTATGAAAGCTGTGTGGAGCTCACAGATGTTGCCTGGTCTAAG TCATCTAGCCTAAGACCAAACCATGAAGAGAGTAAAGTTGAAAGTCTCTGGCGGAGATATGAGTCCCTCAGTGGGGTAAATTCCACGTTGTCCAGAAGTATTTCAATGGACATGTTGCCCCAGCCGGACCAGATGGGCACTAATTCTTTGAGGGCCGTGTTTGAGTCAAAGAACGCCCTACGACAGGACTACGCCAGCAGCCCTCGTCTCAACGTCACGGCACAGGCCAAAAGCAGCCCAGTGAGTCACATTACCTCACTGGGGAGGGCGAAAGGTTATTCTGGTGCTACTACTGTCACCAATTCCAAAAAAGACAAGGCTCATCAG AAAGAAAAAAGCTTTGAGACAATGAGGAGGAGGACAGTCAGTGGGGTTCCCGGATATGTCACCCACTCCTCCGCTGGGCTGAATG ATGAGaggagatatttaaaaaaagaccaGAGACAATCTGCCTCCTATCAAGAGAACAAACAGAAGTACACCTCCTCTCCTATCCAGAGCGTGAAAGATAGATCTGCCCTTTACCTCTCAAAGGTAGCAGCTGCAGACTCCTCAGGATCCATCGAACAGCAA GGCAGTGTGGTCCAGGAGCACTTGTTCTCAAGcggaaagaagaaaaaacaaagcaaG ATGGCAGAAGTAGCCAAACAGATAAAAGTGACCGATGCAGCCAGTGGAGATGATGATTTCCCTCCCCCTCCACCTCCTCTACCAAGACCTCAGGTTCTGGAGTCACTTCAAAAGGATCTAAGCCAAAACTTACACCCTGTACCACCTCCAAAAGAAACCTTCTCAGAGTTCTACCAGCAAcgacaaaaaaatgaattgaagCGTCTTTTTAAACACATTCATCCTGAATTGAAGATGAATCTTGATGATGTGGTAGATGATGAACTGATAGACGCAATAAATCCCCAAGCAGTAGATACGGCATATCAGGGGGAAGTCCAGTCCATGCGTTGGATATTTGAGAACTGGACTCTTGACAATATTGGAGACCCGCATGAAACTAAAAAATTACTTGATGAGGAAAATCTTCAAGGTGGGGATGTGAGAAGCAAATCCTCTTTGTTTGAGCATTCAGTGTTTGATGGTCAACACACAACAGCTGGTGAGAGACCAGGTGTAGTCAAAGGAGATGTTCGCACGGCCACCTGGTTGTTTGAGACACAGCCTCTAGATTCAATCAGTAAGTCAAAGACAGAGGATGAGGAAATCGTAGAGGTGGTACTGAAGGAACCTGTTCAGAAGGGAGATGTGAGAGGTGCACGTCTCCTGTTTGAATCCAAACCATTGGACGCTTTAGGCCGCTGCTGCTCTGTTGAAGACCAACACTTGCTAACACTCAAATCAGAACTTCAGGAGAATAAAGGAGATGTGAAAAAAACTGTCAAACTCTTTCAAGCAGATCCCTGTTGTGCGATTAGGGATAGCAGTGGCAAAATCCATGAAATCAAATCAATCTGTAGAGAAGAAATCCAAAGCAGTGACTTTAAAACAGCACGTTGGCTTTTTGAAACTCAACCCTTAGACCACATTAATAAAGGAGCTGGTGTGCAGATCATTCGGGGGATCTCACTTGAGGAAGCCCAGAAAGGTGGCgttgatcagaagaaatggatgTTCGAGACCCAACCACTTGATGCAATTCATGAAGGTCTTGTGGAAGAACAAAAGTTCAAAGGAACAGTGGAGGACATCTCTAGGGAAGCAGATGTTCATAAACTAAAGCAGCCCCTGTCATCTCGTAAAGGAGAGTATGTGGGTGAAGTTTCAGAGAAGGAGGCAATTGTTGGAGGAAATGTAGGTTCCACCCTATGGCTTTTTGAAACTCAGCCCATGGACACTCTGAAAGACAGCTATGAGGTGGGACATCTCCAGAAAGTTATGGTGTCAAGTGATGAAAAAGGAGAAGTTAAAGACAAAAAGCTTCAGTTTGAGAAATTCAGTGTTGGTAAAACAACAGGTGATAGTGGAAACAAAGTTCAAGATGATGAGAAAGGAGATGTGAAGACTTTCAAGAACCTTTTTGAAACGTTGCCTCTTAGTCACATCTCTGTTGAAGCACAGAGTCAAATCCAAGACATTGCAGTCGGGGATGTCAAAGGCAACCGTTCATTGTTTGAAACTACACCGCTGTATGCAATTAAAGACTGTGCTGGAAATTTCCATGAGGTTACAACTGTCAGTAGAGAAGAAAGCATCAAAGGGAATGTACAGAATTACAAATGGATGTTTGAGACAAGACCCTTAGACCAATTTGAAGAATGTAGTGGAAAAGTAGAGCTCATCAAGGGCATTACAAGGCAAGAGGACATGACAGGTGATGTGAGGACAGCTAAATGGATGTTTGAAACACAACCTTTGGATTGCATCAATTTAAAGAGTAAGAAAGAAGCAAACACAGCAGTACCACAGGAAGAATTTCAAAAGGGTAATGTGAAGACATGCAAATGGCTATTTGAGACACAACCAATGGACATTTTGTATGAGAAATCAGAAAAGAACCAGGAAGTAGAACCAGTACCCAAAGCTGATGTGAAGTCACACACTTGGCTTTTCGAAACACAGCCATTGGATAACATTAAAGACAAGGAGGACTTCAGTTTGAAATTGTGCAGTAGTGTGCAGGAAGATGTAAAAAGTGATGTGAATGTGAAGACAGTGAAACACCTGTTTGAAACAGAGACTTTGGACAGAATAACAAAGCAAACAGATTCTGACCAAAATGTAAGATATGTCAGTCAGGTGGATGTCCAGTCTGGAGATGTCTCACGTGTCAAGGAAATCTTTGAATCCAAGTCACTTCATGAAATAGGAAGCGAATGCGTCAAAGAGTCCGAGGAGacgaaaaatgaaattcagtcaGGATCGATCCACAAATTCACTTGGCTGTTCGAGAATCAGCCCATAAGCAACATTAATGAGAAAGAGGACAGAAAAACTCACAGTGTCAGTGATGTTGAGGGTGGTGATGTTGGAAGCAAGAAGTTTATTTTCGAAACGTTCTCTCTGGACAAAATCCAGGATAAAGACGAACTACTTGAGCACCAGTCAATGAGTGTTGAGAAGCCCGTGAACAGTAGCAGTGATGTGAAATCCAGCACAATGCTTTTTGAATCCCAGCCATTATATGCTATAAGAGACAAGGACGGACAGTTTCATGAAGTTACCACTGTAAAGAAAGAGGAAGTGATGAGAGGAGATGTCAGAGGTGCAAGGTGGATGTTTGAAACCAAGCCACTGGATACCATTCAAGCAGGCAAAGAAATCTACGTCATCCGTGCAGTTACACAGGAGGATGTGTGCAAGGGGGATGTGAAATCAGCACGCTGGAAGTTTGAGACTCAGCCTCTTGACTCCTTCAAACATAGCGAAGGGCCCTCAGTAAGGGTTGTTGAAGATATAAGCAATGGGAAAAGTGTGCAACAAAGAAAGCAACTTTTTGAGACTGAGCAAGCTGCCCAAAAAAAGTATGTGCGAATGGTGAGCGTTACAGACGTTCAACAAGGTGATGTACGTACATCAACCTGGCTGTTTGAGAATCAACCTATTGATACTCTTAAATGTGAGCCAGATGAGCAGAACGCCTTGACAACTGTACATCGAGAGGATAACGCAAAGGGAGATGTGAAACGCTGCACTTGGTTATTTGAATCACAGCCCTTGGATAAAATAAAGATTGAAGAGTTTGTTTCAGCAAAGGAAGAAATCCCCAAGGCAGATGTCAAAAGCACAACATGGTTATTCGAGACCACACCTCTAGACAAAATCACTGTAGAGAGCGTGACAGACATTCTCTATCGTCTTTGCCactcttcattcattcattcaagtggAATCATCATCCAGGCAAATGATTATAAGTACGTAAACATGGCAAAATATCAGATTGTGAACAATGAGGAGACCCAAGTTCAAAAGGAGGAAGTTGTTGAAGGAAACATCAGGAACATAATGCTGCAGTTACTGTTCAAACCAAACCTGAAACCTAAAGTTGTTCTACTTAAAGAGGACGAACAAGGCAAGATACATAGCACAGTGCTTGAAATCCCACTTCAACAGCCTGGATGTGCAACTAACCCTGAGGCAGAGTGCAAAACCCAAGAAGCAGTTAAAATTATTGAGAGCTTGCTGGTTCAACAAAAAACAGTCAAGACAGGCTTGGTGATGCAAGAATCTGAAGGTGGGCAGGCAGAGATGACAGTGTATTCCCTCCACTGTCAAAGCAGCATGACTGAGTTGCACGACATAGCTCGAGGAGATGTCAAGTCCACCATTGGCAACCTCCTTGCCACAGTCCACAACCAACAGACAAAACCATCTTGCAGACTGGAACAAAACGAAAGGGGGAATGTTGATTTGTATCGAAGCTGCATTGAAAAGGGCGACCTTAAGAGTCTACAGCGAGATCTTTCTGAGGAGGAACCAGAAGACTCCTGTAGAGACCTAATTGAAATTGTTCAGGGTGATGTAAAAGAAGCAAAGCGACACCTAAATCAACAAAGAGAACAAGCTGAAAGAACAATCTTGGATGTTGTACCAGGAGATGTTAAGAATGTAAAAAAGGTTTTCTCAGATGTCTGTACAGACCCGGGTGTTGGAAACTGCGTGCCAAGGGAGGAGATCGTCAGAGGTGATATTTTGTCGGCAAAGCAGCAACTTGACGAGGCAGTCAAGCAGCCAGTCATGGTCCAGAAAGAGGAAATTGTTTCTGGGGATATTAAGGCAACGCTTGAATCCTTGGAGCGGGCAAAACAACAAAGCATGCACATGGAGCGTGAGGTCATCAAACCAGGCACCATTTATGATCTGAATATAGAGGTAGAAGAAATGTGCTCAGAAGATGATGAAAGGAAATTAATTAAGGAGGAAATCATTTCAGGGGATGTTAAGGCTGCCAAAAGATCCCTGGAGAGAGCAAAGAACCAAAGCATGAGAGTAGAACGAGAACATGTCACTCCTGGAAAGCTGTATAATCTAAATGAATCATCTCAGTGTCAAAGCAACACAACAGTGGAGCAGTCTACAACATCCTCCTTGAGTAACCAGCGGATTACTACAACATTTCGAAAGGTTAGTGACATAGAAAAGGATCAGGGGTCCACCGAAAGATTTTGTTGTCAGAATGAAGTGGGAGGGAGAGAAAATATAATAGATATTAGTATGGAAAATGGCTCAAGAGTGCTAGATAACACTCCTCAGGTGTCAGGGTTAGAGCCAGATATTGTTAAAGGTGATGTGAAGGCTGCTATTCAGTCTTTACAAAGTGTTGCGAAAGAGCAGAGAAGTGTAGACAGAGAGGAAATTTTTGGAGGTAATATGCAAGAGACACTCCAGTCTCTCGAGAGATCTAGCATTAATATTTCTAAAGGGGATTTCAAGGCAGCAATGTTATATAGACAATCTGGACAGTCTTACACACAAAGCAAAATTACAAATGACTCAGGGACTAAATGCAAGCAGAGTTTTGTTCATTTGCCTTCATCTGATACTCAATTGTCTTCTTCGGTTTCAGTGATCGGAAGTGGGCATCTGATCTTCTCTGCACTGAATTCAGAATCTGTTAGCTCCAGCACGGACAATTCAAAGCTCTCTAGCACTTTCGCAGAAAAAGATGATAACCCACCACCCATCCCTCCAAAAACTGCTCATCAGGTTAAAAATCAGAAGCCAGTTATTCCACCAAAACCACTGCACATCAACACCAGCTCCGAGCATATTGCAGAAACACCACAAATTTGCCCAAGCTCACCTGATTGTCTGATTAATAAGCAGACGCCAACAATCCAACCCAAAGTGATTCCCAGCAAAACATTTTCGCACGAAAAAGAAACCAGGGAAACTTCAAACAAAATTAACGACAAGCAATGCAACATTCATGAACCAGTTCAACGGACAAACTTCACAGATCCTGTGGATTTGCAGAAGATGCAGTACACTGAGCAATGGCTTCAAAATTCCCACATGCAACATACAGACACTCCATCAGTCAGTAAAACTCTTGATGAAGGTTCCTTTGCTTCTAATAGAATAGGAATGGAGAAAAATGTGATTCAGAAGATAAATGCTGCAGAAGAGATCAGGATGTGTATGCAAAGTTATTCAAAGGACAATAATGAACTAAACAGGGGGTTTAAGGTTGCACTTCAGAATTTTGGGGAAAAGAAAACCACTATGGACACAACCTCAACTTTCCCAAAGAAAATTAAAGTTGTGCAAACCTGTTTTCCCAAAACAATCCAGGAACAGGCTAAAACTCCCAAagagaacacaaataaagttgAGTTACACGTCGCCTGCAAAGACACCCCTTTAACACCTGAAAAACATGAAGTTCCTTCAAAGTACAATCAAACCATTAAAGAGCACAATGATTCTGAGAACAAAGTTGTTTTCAGAGAAAAGAAAGCAAGGAGAGAGACAGAAGATGAGCGCCGCCAGAGGCTCTCCGTCCACAAAGACGAGATCATGAAAGGCAATGTAAAAGCAGCCATGGAGATCTTTGAAAACCTTATGAGACGAGAGGAGCTTAAGATCATTTTGTCAAAAGTTCAAGAAATAGAGGGGGAGACCTGTGAGGTAGATGTTAAATCTCTGAAGACTTTGTTTGAGAATGTGCCTGCTTGGATTACCAATccaataaaaaatatgaaatgcagACATCTTCCAAGAGTTGGCACAGAGACAGAAGGCTTAAGAGATGATACAGAGAGCATATCCTCTGTTGAGGCGGCATTCGAGGACCTAGAGAAAGCAAGCATGGACATCGTCAATTTGAAAGAACAGACATTAGCTAAACTCTTGGACATAGAGGAGGCAATAAAAAAAGCTCTGTACTCAGTCTCAAATTTAAAGTCTGAGGCAGACATTGCAGGGTTGTCAGGTCTGTTTAGTGAATCCTTAAATGCTGATTATGTCTCTccatgtactaaaaacattagGAAAATTAGCATTGTGTCCAGCAAAGCAAAACCTGTGCAACCTAGCAGTGATAACAGGGGTCAACCCAAAGAAGCACCACATGTACATCAGGTTCAAATGGGTAAAACATGCTCAAACATCCCCTCCTCACCTTCATTTATTTCTATTCATTCTGCTGCAAGAAAACCTGTGGAGTCACCCACATCCCCACATCCTCTCTCAGATAAACCAAAAGCAAACGACCAACCTCACGCAGGTAGCCCCATCAGACAGTCCTCCCCTGAGAAAATCTCGGTTAGCCATGTTTGTAGCCCTCCAAGTCCTAGAAGGAAAGTCAGCGTTCTTGAAGTGCAGCAGGTTCCTGAAGTTGCAAGTGGAATCATTGGCACTAAAACCGTCAGTGAGAAATATGAAGAGATAGATTGCTTTGGGAATACTTACTTTTCCTCCGAAAGATCTACATTTGTAACCAGGCAGTCAGAGATGAAATTACCTTCCTCGTATGATGTAGTTATCAATCCAGGGAGGTATGAAGGAATGACTTCACCTGTCCGGCAAAGATCTGGCCAGACCTTCTCCTCAAATTCTCTGAGTAAAAGCAAAGACAGAAAAGTGTTTGTAACTTTCGGCCATCCCAATACGGAAAAACATTAA